A single genomic interval of Ruminococcus sp. NK3A76 harbors:
- a CDS encoding NAD(P)/FAD-dependent oxidoreductase yields MVDVVIIGAGAVGCAAAMELSRYRLSVCVVDKESDVCEGTTKANSAIVHAGFDAKPGTLKAKLNVRGSEMMEELSKKLQFAYIRNQAMVLCFDKNDLGALEELKAKGEKNGVRELSIITGDEARALEPNLTDEVQGALLAKTSAIVCPFEMTIAFAENALANGVEFKLSTAVTGIEKTAEGFDIQTTRGSIEAKTVINAAGVYADRIHGMVCKTPLKIIPRKGEYMLMDKENVPTVSRTIFQLPTKMGKGILVTPTVHGNLLAGPTAQDIDDKENTATTGEGLAEVRAKGSLSVKNVPWGKVITSFTGLRAVGESGDFMIGESDTEGFFDAAGIESPGLTSAPAIGEYLCELIAKRIPLERKESFIDTRQGLIHFAQLDDKARDELIKKDPAYGKIVCRCCTVTEGEIRDAIDRPLGATTLDGVKRRTGAGMGRCQGGFCSPTSMALIAEKLGIKIEAVRKNGVYESEVR; encoded by the coding sequence ATGGTTGATGTTGTTATCATCGGCGCAGGGGCTGTCGGGTGTGCGGCGGCTATGGAGCTTTCAAGATACAGGCTCTCGGTGTGCGTTGTTGACAAGGAAAGCGATGTCTGCGAGGGCACTACCAAGGCAAATTCCGCAATAGTCCATGCAGGCTTTGATGCAAAGCCCGGCACTCTTAAGGCAAAACTCAACGTGCGTGGCAGCGAGATGATGGAGGAGCTGTCGAAGAAGCTGCAGTTTGCCTACATCAGAAATCAGGCAATGGTGCTCTGCTTTGACAAGAATGACCTGGGCGCTTTAGAGGAGCTAAAGGCCAAGGGCGAGAAAAACGGTGTCAGGGAGCTTAGCATAATAACAGGCGACGAGGCAAGAGCATTAGAGCCTAACCTTACTGACGAGGTGCAGGGCGCTCTGCTTGCAAAGACCTCGGCCATAGTCTGCCCGTTTGAGATGACGATAGCCTTTGCGGAGAATGCTTTGGCAAACGGTGTGGAGTTCAAGCTCTCGACCGCTGTCACCGGGATAGAGAAGACAGCGGAGGGTTTTGATATACAGACCACAAGGGGCAGCATTGAGGCAAAGACCGTGATAAATGCAGCAGGCGTATATGCTGACAGGATACACGGCATGGTGTGCAAGACACCGCTTAAGATAATACCAAGAAAGGGCGAATATATGCTCATGGACAAGGAGAATGTGCCTACCGTGAGCCGGACTATATTCCAGCTGCCGACGAAAATGGGCAAGGGCATACTCGTGACCCCGACAGTTCACGGAAATCTCCTTGCAGGGCCGACGGCGCAGGACATTGACGACAAGGAAAACACCGCCACCACAGGCGAAGGCCTTGCAGAGGTAAGGGCAAAGGGCTCATTATCTGTCAAGAACGTGCCGTGGGGCAAGGTGATAACGAGCTTTACCGGGCTTCGTGCAGTCGGCGAGAGCGGAGATTTTATGATCGGTGAGAGCGACACCGAGGGCTTTTTTGATGCAGCAGGCATTGAATCCCCGGGGCTTACAAGTGCGCCTGCTATCGGTGAATACCTCTGCGAGCTGATAGCAAAGAGGATACCGCTTGAGCGGAAAGAGAGCTTTATCGACACAAGGCAGGGGCTTATACACTTTGCCCAGCTTGACGACAAGGCAAGAGATGAGCTTATAAAGAAAGACCCTGCATACGGCAAAATAGTCTGCCGCTGCTGCACAGTCACCGAGGGCGAGATAAGAGATGCTATCGACCGTCCGCTCGGGGCGACGACGCTTGACGGCGTAAAAAGGCGCACAGGTGCAGGCATGGGCAGGTGTCAGGGAGGCTTCTGCTCGCCGACAAGCATGGCGCTTATTGCCGAAAAGCTCGGCATAAAGATAGAAGCTGTCAGGAAAAACGGCGTTTACGAAAGCGAGGTGCGCTGA
- a CDS encoding FAD-dependent oxidoreductase: MKTQYNIIIIGGGPAGMAAAIGAKEAGEDDILILERDSVLGGILNQCIHNGFGLHTFNEELTGPEYAERFAVKVSELGIPYELNTMVLGVSALDDGSKAVSLISPTRGAVTLTAKAVILAMGCRERPRGALNIPGFRPQGVYTAGTAQKLVNLEGAHVGKEVVILGSGDIGLIMARRMTLEGAHVAAVAELMPYSSGLKRNIVQCLDDYGIPLLLSHTVVDIKGKEKLEGVYIAEVDEKRAPIPGSEVYYPCDTLLLSCGLLPENELSLAAGVEIDPRTNGAYVNDSLETNIEGIFSCGNVLHVHDLVDFVSEESRRAGENAARCIREGRKDSANEVSVTVGNGVRYTVPSKINISSLPEQTHIRFRVTGVYKNVSIVIKSGETELLRRKSMILVPSEMLDIILKREKLENVSEEINVYLEEVGS, from the coding sequence ATGAAGACGCAGTACAACATCATTATCATAGGCGGCGGCCCTGCCGGAATGGCAGCAGCTATAGGCGCTAAGGAAGCAGGAGAAGATGACATACTTATCCTTGAACGTGACAGCGTGCTCGGCGGCATACTAAATCAGTGCATACACAACGGCTTCGGCCTGCACACCTTCAACGAGGAGCTGACAGGCCCCGAATACGCCGAGAGGTTCGCAGTAAAGGTAAGTGAGCTTGGCATACCGTATGAGCTCAACACAATGGTGCTCGGTGTATCAGCGCTTGATGACGGCAGCAAGGCTGTATCGCTCATAAGCCCGACAAGGGGCGCTGTGACGCTCACAGCAAAGGCCGTGATACTCGCTATGGGCTGTCGTGAAAGGCCGAGGGGTGCATTAAACATACCCGGTTTCCGTCCGCAGGGGGTATACACCGCAGGCACGGCGCAGAAGCTCGTAAACTTAGAGGGCGCTCATGTCGGCAAGGAGGTAGTTATCTTAGGCTCGGGCGACATAGGGCTCATCATGGCAAGGCGCATGACATTGGAGGGGGCGCACGTTGCGGCCGTGGCAGAGCTTATGCCCTATTCGAGCGGCCTTAAGCGAAACATCGTACAGTGTCTTGATGACTACGGCATACCGCTGCTTTTAAGCCACACGGTAGTTGACATAAAGGGCAAGGAAAAGCTCGAAGGCGTATACATCGCCGAGGTAGACGAAAAGCGTGCGCCGATTCCCGGCAGCGAGGTATACTACCCCTGCGACACGCTGCTGCTTTCCTGCGGTCTGCTGCCAGAAAACGAGCTTTCTTTAGCCGCAGGCGTTGAGATAGACCCGAGGACGAACGGCGCATATGTAAACGACAGCCTGGAAACGAACATCGAGGGCATATTCTCCTGCGGAAACGTGCTGCACGTTCACGACCTTGTTGACTTTGTATCAGAGGAGAGCCGGCGTGCCGGAGAGAATGCCGCACGCTGCATCAGAGAAGGCCGCAAGGACTCAGCAAATGAGGTCAGCGTGACTGTCGGAAACGGTGTGAGATACACTGTTCCCTCAAAGATAAACATATCCTCGCTGCCCGAGCAGACGCACATCAGGTTCAGGGTGACGGGAGTCTACAAGAATGTGAGCATAGTGATAAAGTCCGGCGAGACAGAGCTTCTGCGCCGCAAGA